In Balneolales bacterium ANBcel1, one genomic interval encodes:
- a CDS encoding cystathionine beta-synthase produces MWYSSIAETVGNTPLVKLNTFNKNRPGTLLAKVEYFNPGHSVKDRIALKMIEDAEKSGELKPGGTIIEGTSGNTGMGLALVAAVRGYKCIFTTTDKQSMEKVNLLRALGCEVQICPTNVEPDDPRSYYSVAKRLNREISGSWYPNQYDNLSNRQAHYELTGPEIWEQTEGRITHFVAGMGTGGTISGTAEYLKEKNPAIKVIGIDSTGSIYKSFFETGEFDKRHIAPYLTEGIGEDIIPANMDFSVLDEVVQCPDREAFVTTRELARREGLFVGGSCGSAVWGAMHYIRWNPLREDDIMVIILPDSGTRYMSKVYNDEWMRTNGFLEEGTSMEVEEVVRMRTAKNRDLITVEKDQVLETGIQLMNSHGVSQLPVTENGVIVGSLTENRILTLLSESSEMRNRPVGEVMDDPFPIVASDLKIDQITRMLSNGASAVIVRLEDGGHTIVTRSDLINALSRDRAK; encoded by the coding sequence ATGTGGTACAGTTCCATTGCCGAAACCGTGGGTAACACCCCGCTGGTAAAACTGAATACATTCAATAAAAACCGGCCGGGCACCTTGTTGGCGAAGGTCGAATATTTCAATCCCGGCCATAGTGTCAAGGATCGCATCGCCCTGAAAATGATCGAAGACGCGGAAAAGAGCGGCGAGCTCAAACCCGGCGGAACCATCATCGAGGGGACCTCCGGCAACACCGGAATGGGCCTTGCGCTTGTTGCCGCTGTGAGAGGCTACAAGTGTATTTTCACCACAACGGACAAGCAGAGCATGGAAAAGGTGAATCTGCTTCGCGCGCTGGGGTGCGAGGTGCAGATCTGTCCGACCAATGTGGAGCCGGACGATCCCAGAAGCTACTACTCGGTGGCCAAACGGCTTAACAGGGAGATTTCGGGATCCTGGTATCCGAACCAGTACGACAACCTGAGCAACCGGCAGGCGCATTATGAGTTGACCGGCCCCGAGATCTGGGAGCAAACCGAAGGGAGAATCACCCATTTTGTCGCTGGCATGGGCACCGGCGGCACCATCAGCGGAACCGCGGAGTACCTCAAGGAGAAAAACCCCGCCATCAAGGTTATCGGTATCGATTCCACAGGGTCGATCTACAAATCCTTTTTCGAGACCGGGGAGTTCGACAAGCGCCATATCGCTCCGTATCTGACCGAGGGGATCGGTGAGGATATCATCCCGGCCAACATGGATTTCAGCGTACTCGACGAAGTGGTGCAATGCCCTGACCGCGAAGCGTTTGTAACGACCCGGGAGCTGGCCCGCAGAGAGGGCCTGTTTGTGGGCGGTTCGTGCGGATCGGCGGTTTGGGGCGCGATGCATTATATCCGCTGGAATCCGCTCCGCGAAGATGACATAATGGTGATCATCCTGCCGGACAGCGGAACCCGCTACATGTCGAAGGTGTACAATGACGAATGGATGCGTACCAACGGTTTCCTGGAAGAGGGAACGTCCATGGAGGTGGAAGAGGTAGTGCGGATGCGAACCGCAAAGAACAGGGATCTGATTACCGTGGAGAAAGACCAGGTCCTAGAAACCGGTATACAGCTGATGAACAGCCATGGCGTTTCGCAGCTTCCGGTTACGGAAAACGGCGTCATTGTGGGGAGTCTGACCGAAAACAGGATTTTGACGCTGCTGTCCGAATCTTCTGAAATGCGCAACCGGCCCGTGGGCGAAGTAATGGATGATCCGTTTCCAATTGTGGCAAGCGACTTGAAAATCGATCAGATAACCCGGATGTTGTCGAACGGTGCATCGGCGGTTATTGTCCGTCTTGAGGACGGCGGGCACACCATCGTTACCCGCAGCGATTTGATCAATGCCCTGTCGCGGGACCGCGCGAAGTGA
- a CDS encoding DUF4290 domain-containing protein has product MFLPKRKPKDYDCGLNLDLMIEALPRISDDQERIEYAKRIVGLIKQSHISWVDENGCSEEAWNHFFKLAEYDPRDYGINNPYEVGEVDDAM; this is encoded by the coding sequence ATGTTTCTTCCTAAACGAAAACCAAAAGACTATGATTGCGGACTGAATCTCGACCTCATGATCGAGGCCCTGCCGCGTATCAGCGACGACCAGGAACGGATCGAATACGCCAAACGGATCGTCGGGCTCATCAAACAGAGCCACATCAGCTGGGTGGATGAGAACGGCTGCAGCGAGGAGGCCTGGAACCACTTCTTCAAGCTGGCCGAATACGACCCCCGCGATTACGGCATCAACAACCCCTATGAGGTGGGGGAAGTGGATGATGCCATGTAA
- a CDS encoding isochorismate synthase, which translates to MSELTDKVMAETGTYADALVESDRFTRFFEKKRRASGSGYLTLSIPFQNIDPLAVLELNGNSNGARFYWERPDYEMALAAGGNVAQIKSSGRNRFRSISRKADDLLANAHYISDINHSMAGAHLVGGFSFFDEPLSGAWSPLGNSSFVLPEWLLVRDGQFSILNVTRPWNPRDEVDEHRTWFREWVRSFLNQLRDNIENSRILQNQEPGGGECAPEESESDRLNWMDKVEHARDFIRSGLFRKIVLARELRIDTGQKISCTKLIHHLRREYPSCYSFLYQLNGDATFIGSTPEKLLSLQSQYVKTVALAGSISRGKTATRDTINEKKLLESQKDLEEHAYVLDAIKEKLLPLTGSLEHPPNPIIKKYANVQHLCTPVAAALTSEVNAVDILEQLHPTPAVGGYPELEAVDRIQQLEQIERGWYAGPIGWFNTNRRAEFSVAIRSGLVRRKQVQFFAGCGIVEDSDPAAEWEETRIKFIPMQKGLEYAME; encoded by the coding sequence ATGTCGGAACTCACGGATAAAGTCATGGCCGAAACCGGTACCTACGCCGATGCCCTGGTGGAATCCGACCGTTTTACCCGCTTCTTCGAAAAAAAACGCCGCGCTTCCGGCAGCGGTTACCTCACACTCTCCATCCCATTTCAGAATATTGATCCGCTCGCCGTTCTGGAACTTAACGGGAATTCAAACGGCGCACGCTTTTATTGGGAACGCCCCGATTACGAGATGGCACTGGCAGCGGGCGGCAACGTGGCACAGATCAAAAGTTCCGGCCGCAACCGGTTCCGCAGCATATCCCGAAAAGCCGATGACCTGCTCGCTAATGCGCATTATATCAGTGACATCAACCACAGCATGGCGGGAGCTCATCTGGTAGGTGGCTTCTCTTTTTTCGATGAGCCGCTGAGCGGGGCCTGGAGCCCATTGGGCAACAGCTCGTTTGTCCTGCCCGAATGGCTGCTGGTGCGCGATGGGCAATTCTCCATCCTGAATGTCACCCGCCCATGGAACCCCCGCGACGAGGTGGATGAACATCGTACGTGGTTCCGGGAATGGGTCCGGAGTTTTCTGAATCAGCTCAGGGACAACATCGAGAACAGCCGGATTCTTCAAAACCAGGAGCCCGGCGGCGGTGAATGCGCCCCCGAAGAGTCGGAATCGGACCGGCTGAACTGGATGGACAAAGTCGAACACGCCAGAGATTTCATCCGAAGCGGGCTGTTTCGCAAAATTGTGCTGGCCAGAGAGTTACGTATCGACACCGGACAAAAAATATCCTGTACAAAACTGATTCACCATCTGCGCAGGGAATACCCTTCCTGCTATTCGTTTCTGTATCAGCTGAACGGTGATGCCACGTTCATCGGCAGTACACCGGAAAAACTGCTCTCCCTGCAATCGCAGTATGTCAAGACCGTGGCCCTGGCCGGCAGTATCTCCCGGGGCAAAACCGCCACGCGTGATACCATCAACGAGAAAAAACTGCTCGAGAGCCAAAAAGACCTGGAAGAACACGCCTATGTGCTGGATGCCATCAAAGAAAAACTGCTACCGCTTACCGGGTCGCTTGAGCATCCACCCAACCCCATCATAAAGAAGTATGCCAATGTGCAGCATCTCTGTACGCCGGTAGCCGCTGCGCTCACCAGTGAAGTGAACGCGGTGGATATTCTTGAGCAGCTGCATCCGACCCCGGCCGTCGGCGGCTATCCGGAGCTTGAGGCCGTCGACCGCATCCAGCAGCTGGAGCAGATCGAACGGGGCTGGTACGCCGGACCCATTGGGTGGTTCAACACGAACCGCAGGGCCGAGTTTTCCGTAGCCATACGCAGCGGTCTCGTACGGCGCAAACAGGTGCAGTTTTTTGCCGGATGCGGCATCGTCGAGGATTCTGATCCCGCCGCCGAATGGGAGGAAACCCGCATCAAGTTCATACCCATGCAAAAGGGACTGGAATATGCCATGGAATGA
- the menD gene encoding 2-succinyl-5-enolpyruvyl-6-hydroxy-3-cyclohexene-1-carboxylic-acid synthase, giving the protein MPWNDAAGLSFCWSLQLLDALSRCGVRLAFISPGSRSTPLTYAAVRHPEIICHSVLDERAAAFMALGAAKQSGTPALFICTSGTAAANAFPAAVEARLSGTPLLLLTADRPPVMRDIASPQTIDQVKLFSDYPVFYFDTGEPSGDATDLRRLTRLGYQAFHHAVGKKGPVHLNLPFRKPLEPSVDDMDFALERIVSTTHGRTPEENRTQPKGSLTVFEPEQRPVPEPFRKMIRRSRRPLVIAGPGSPPHADFFDRAREYGWPVLCETGGIADGITRHPLLFGSGKAMERIPEPDLVIRTGEAPVHRATLDILQQWKAPQIVVGGNSVNSDATLSATHVLPGELTEFDWGALPIHHEGALNDSAEVPGSGAADPVRRQTLSAPDAAEPGKPAPGVSARHPVSDAGEYRQLWLEQLRLLDARLELVLEGSNRSTQTAGTDNGLTDPQVYHVLAPLLNSSGTRLVVLSNSFPVRDYLLYNSPSTVTGIPTLTNRGASGIDGVLSTAIGSAIAGNIPVVLFIGDLAFLHDVSALNNLVTRDLPLRIVVLNNRGGAIFRSLPFPEHDETYTRFVETPQDVDISGIAGAHHLPFERADTADELQKAWHRLPDGCASILEYRTSSDASMLIRRSAL; this is encoded by the coding sequence ATGCCATGGAATGACGCGGCCGGACTGTCTTTTTGCTGGAGCCTTCAGCTTCTTGACGCACTGAGCCGGTGCGGTGTCCGGCTCGCGTTTATCAGTCCGGGGTCGCGTTCCACTCCCCTCACCTACGCGGCCGTCCGACACCCGGAGATCATCTGCCACTCCGTACTGGACGAACGGGCCGCCGCTTTTATGGCTCTGGGTGCCGCCAAACAATCCGGTACTCCCGCTCTGTTTATCTGTACCTCCGGCACTGCCGCCGCCAACGCCTTTCCCGCCGCAGTGGAAGCCCGACTCTCCGGCACTCCACTGCTGCTGCTTACCGCCGACCGGCCGCCCGTGATGCGTGACATCGCCTCCCCACAGACCATCGACCAGGTTAAACTTTTCAGCGACTATCCGGTCTTCTATTTCGACACCGGGGAACCCTCCGGCGATGCAACCGACCTCAGGCGACTCACCCGGCTGGGATACCAGGCATTTCACCATGCCGTCGGTAAAAAAGGCCCGGTGCATTTGAACCTGCCGTTTCGCAAGCCGCTGGAGCCCTCCGTCGATGATATGGATTTTGCGCTGGAGAGGATCGTCTCCACCACGCATGGCCGCACCCCGGAAGAGAACCGCACCCAGCCGAAGGGCAGCCTTACGGTCTTTGAACCCGAACAACGCCCGGTGCCGGAACCGTTTCGCAAAATGATACGGAGAAGCCGGCGGCCGCTGGTGATCGCGGGACCGGGCAGCCCGCCACATGCCGACTTTTTTGACCGCGCCAGAGAGTACGGTTGGCCCGTATTGTGCGAGACGGGCGGAATTGCGGACGGTATTACCCGCCACCCCCTGCTCTTTGGCTCGGGGAAAGCCATGGAGCGGATACCGGAACCCGATCTGGTGATCCGAACCGGCGAGGCACCTGTTCACAGAGCCACTCTGGATATCCTGCAGCAATGGAAGGCCCCTCAGATCGTTGTCGGCGGCAACTCGGTGAACAGTGATGCCACTTTGTCGGCTACCCATGTGCTTCCCGGAGAACTGACGGAGTTCGACTGGGGCGCCCTGCCGATCCATCACGAAGGCGCTCTCAATGATTCGGCGGAGGTCCCAGGCAGCGGCGCGGCCGACCCCGTAAGGCGGCAAACACTTTCCGCCCCGGATGCAGCAGAACCCGGAAAGCCTGCGCCAGGGGTATCCGCCCGTCACCCGGTTTCGGATGCCGGGGAGTACCGGCAGCTTTGGCTGGAGCAGCTTCGACTGCTGGATGCGCGCCTTGAGCTTGTTTTGGAGGGTTCGAACCGTTCAACACAAACTGCGGGTACCGACAACGGACTTACCGACCCGCAGGTCTACCATGTCCTGGCACCCCTGCTGAACAGCTCCGGAACCCGGCTTGTGGTATTGTCGAATTCGTTTCCGGTGCGGGATTACCTGCTGTACAACTCCCCTTCCACCGTTACCGGTATTCCGACACTGACCAACCGCGGGGCCAGCGGCATCGACGGTGTACTCTCTACCGCAATCGGCTCGGCCATTGCCGGCAACATCCCGGTGGTTCTGTTTATCGGGGACCTCGCCTTTCTACACGACGTCAGCGCCCTCAATAATCTTGTGACGCGTGACCTGCCCCTTCGAATTGTGGTCCTGAACAACCGGGGCGGCGCCATCTTCCGGTCTCTGCCGTTTCCAGAACACGACGAAACCTACACCCGGTTTGTCGAGACCCCCCAGGATGTCGATATCAGCGGAATCGCCGGGGCGCATCACCTGCCATTCGAACGGGCCGACACCGCGGATGAACTGCAAAAAGCCTGGCACCGGCTGCCGGACGGATGCGCCTCGATCCTGGAATACCGGACCAGCTCTGACGCTTCGATGCTCATCCGCCGATCCGCCCTGTGA
- a CDS encoding alpha/beta fold hydrolase, with translation MRLPAIHTIRYRGLRFEVTRHATSADRPDLLLLHGFLGSGRQFSHLIPALVECANPLTLDIREDVSSTGDTPSRNAELRASRSVDRDEDASLRSDSPFTAAVLVDGLNTVVTGLLQPRPFLAGYSMGGRLLLSWAARYPEAARGLILESTTPGIADPGKRAERIREDTERTKAIRRDYSRFLERWNQHPLFQPKHGGIGHVTGDDEPGNTPGRSSGSGNSHGEAGGALSHNASDGEAGGTLRNDASGGEAGDKLSHKASDGADESASGDGGRHGAAHMDAETAIRWLEGFGTGRMPPVWDQLHRIAADVLILTGASDRKFHDIGIRMKSLFRNARHVSVPGAAHRVHRDAPEAYVAHVRALLAAANR, from the coding sequence ATGAGGCTCCCGGCTATCCATACCATCCGGTATCGGGGCCTCCGCTTTGAGGTAACGCGTCATGCCACCAGCGCGGACCGTCCCGATCTGCTGTTATTGCACGGGTTTCTCGGATCCGGCCGTCAGTTTTCCCACCTGATCCCCGCTCTTGTGGAATGCGCCAATCCGCTGACCCTGGATATCCGGGAGGATGTCTCTTCAACGGGCGACACCCCCTCGCGAAATGCAGAGCTCCGCGCAAGCCGGTCAGTTGACCGGGACGAGGATGCCTCGCTCCGTTCCGATTCTCCCTTCACGGCGGCAGTCCTGGTCGACGGCCTGAATACCGTGGTGACCGGCCTCCTGCAGCCACGCCCCTTCCTGGCGGGATACAGTATGGGCGGGAGGCTGCTGCTCTCCTGGGCGGCAAGGTACCCGGAAGCCGCCCGCGGATTGATCCTGGAAAGTACCACGCCGGGAATCGCAGACCCGGGGAAGCGGGCCGAACGAATCCGGGAGGACACCGAACGGACGAAGGCGATCCGGAGGGATTACAGCAGGTTTCTCGAGCGATGGAATCAACATCCCCTGTTTCAACCGAAACACGGAGGGATTGGCCATGTAACCGGGGATGATGAACCCGGAAATACGCCCGGACGCTCTTCCGGTAGCGGGAATTCCCATGGAGAGGCCGGGGGTGCATTGAGTCATAATGCGTCGGATGGAGAGGCCGGGGGCACACTGCGAAATGATGCATCAGGTGGAGAAGCCGGAGACAAACTGAGCCATAAAGCATCGGATGGCGCCGACGAGAGCGCTTCAGGCGATGGTGGGCGGCACGGGGCCGCGCACATGGACGCCGAAACGGCAATACGGTGGCTGGAAGGATTCGGCACCGGACGCATGCCCCCGGTTTGGGACCAGCTGCACCGGATAGCGGCCGATGTCCTTATCCTCACCGGAGCATCCGACCGGAAGTTTCATGACATTGGAATCCGGATGAAGTCCCTGTTCCGGAATGCGCGGCACGTATCGGTGCCGGGTGCAGCTCACAGGGTTCACCGGGACGCCCCGGAAGCTTACGTGGCGCATGTCCGCGCACTGCTTGCTGCCGCAAACCGCTGA
- the menB gene encoding 1,4-dihydroxy-2-naphthoyl-CoA synthase translates to MNWKTVKEYEDITYKKSDGIARIAFNRPEVRNAFRPKTIFEMYEAFADAREDNSIGVVLLTGEGPAKDGKYAFCSGGDQKIRGNAGYVGDDGVPRLNVLDLQRLIRSMPKPVIALVAGYAIGGGHVLHVICDLTIAAENAVFGQTGPKVGSFDGGFGSSYLASIVGQKKAREIWYLCRQYNAEEAEKMGLVNKVVPLDQLEAEGVEWAQEILQKSPIAIRCLKSAFNADIDGQAGIQELAGNATLLYYMSEEGQEGKNAYVEKRKPDFRKYPWLP, encoded by the coding sequence ATGAACTGGAAGACTGTAAAAGAGTACGAAGACATCACCTACAAAAAATCCGACGGAATCGCACGGATCGCCTTCAACCGTCCGGAGGTTCGCAACGCGTTCCGGCCCAAAACCATATTTGAAATGTACGAAGCGTTTGCGGATGCGCGCGAAGACAACAGTATCGGTGTGGTTCTGCTCACCGGCGAAGGACCTGCCAAAGACGGAAAATACGCGTTCTGTTCCGGCGGTGACCAGAAAATTCGGGGCAATGCCGGATATGTCGGCGACGACGGAGTGCCACGCCTCAATGTACTGGACCTCCAGCGTCTGATCCGCTCCATGCCCAAACCGGTGATCGCGCTTGTTGCAGGATATGCGATCGGAGGCGGACATGTGCTGCATGTGATCTGCGATTTGACGATCGCGGCGGAAAACGCGGTATTTGGTCAGACCGGACCTAAAGTCGGCAGTTTTGACGGCGGGTTCGGCTCCAGCTACCTGGCCAGTATCGTCGGCCAGAAGAAAGCGCGGGAGATCTGGTACCTGTGCCGGCAATACAACGCCGAAGAGGCCGAAAAGATGGGGCTGGTCAATAAGGTAGTGCCGCTCGATCAACTGGAAGCCGAAGGTGTGGAGTGGGCGCAGGAGATCCTGCAAAAGAGCCCGATTGCCATTCGCTGCCTCAAATCCGCATTCAATGCCGATATCGACGGACAGGCGGGCATCCAGGAGCTGGCGGGCAATGCCACCCTGCTCTACTACATGAGCGAGGAAGGGCAGGAAGGGAAAAACGCCTACGTCGAAAAGCGCAAACCGGATTTCCGGAAATACCCCTGGCTGCCCTGA
- a CDS encoding fibronectin type III domain-containing protein produces MKRSSPSPESPMRMQIAGCSRYLAAAGILLLLLQSCRTPEPVIPPEPEIDDPRTEEVHAAVRLLIEELYETKEPVLLPTAVFADSISLYDKEMTLNVYMNDRFSYVPWREADTQALYRIFSRLLPDRYRDYRIRILTLGEPVESLIPNYFRESPEHYDFQRMPYADKLRPRPVVHREGRHLIPRHGLEGRQIALWHSHGWHYNQQMERWEWQRPRLFQTVEDLLPMAFTLPYLIPMLENAGAYVWSPRERDTQTNEVIVDFDGSSGNSRVDIEGDWQYATPGFAIGSPPYGDGENPFRQGRYFYTGENGTATMTWIPDIPEAGEYAVYISFASRPVSSDRARYTVYHRGGQTEFTVNQAIGGGTWIYLGHFEFEEGVNPGKGQVVLTGPADDDADAGRRARVITADAVRFGGGMGSVARDGEVSGRARYLEAARYYMQYAGMPDSLVYGTTGGRSDVVDDFRGRGEWVNYLMGAPFGPNAARETRGLGIPIDLSLAFHTDAGITRNDTVVGTLMIYSIEDGDSLREYPDKISRLANRDYADILQTGIVEELRRSWDPAWNRRHLFNRMYSEAVRPNTPAALLELLSHQNFLDMQFAQDPRFRFDVSRAIYISMLRYLSHRYQLDYVVQPLPVSHFRIKPLGGSDLELRWNPVRDSLEATAIPDRYIVYKKRGDEPFDAGRITTEASYQFTGLEPGVMYRFKVVAANEGGKSFPSETLSAMVSGELRRPVLIVNGFERVSGPAIVDEPGFSGFANFLDSGVPDRYDIHFTGEQYDFDPESEWRTNDAPGHGASHADYETRIIAGNSFDYPAVYGASLRELGVPFVSASAASVRSRQVDPADFDVVILILGNQKSTPWPKQDKLGREPEFPVFPQRMREELERYLALGGRLFISGAHVGTDVGNRASDDPDGVRFIRETLRFQEVTSHAARTGTVRPAGDRLWPSGFRLTFNTQYDSRFYRVDAPDALEPYGEPMPVETEVPKPVREADPSSNGERGQVTMPDAGQTVSPSGDGARQSVSVSVGGIVDAAQDRVTRPDAEPGRDRLGPSFRTKMIPSGPETLIRYDDNGFSAGVGFRSAHSGAVTFGFPFESIMDPSERTEVLGGVLHYLGLDLEAAPGAQNGSDSGGTGQ; encoded by the coding sequence ATGAAGAGATCTTCCCCATCCCCGGAGAGTCCCATGCGGATGCAAATAGCAGGCTGTAGCCGGTATTTGGCCGCTGCCGGAATCCTGCTGTTGCTGTTACAGTCGTGCCGGACTCCCGAACCGGTAATTCCCCCCGAGCCCGAGATCGACGATCCGCGCACCGAAGAGGTCCATGCCGCGGTACGGCTTCTGATTGAGGAGCTTTACGAAACAAAGGAGCCGGTTTTACTTCCGACAGCCGTATTTGCCGACAGTATTTCTCTGTACGACAAGGAGATGACGCTGAACGTGTACATGAATGACCGTTTTTCGTATGTGCCCTGGCGCGAGGCGGATACTCAGGCCTTGTACCGGATTTTTTCGCGTCTGCTGCCCGACCGGTACCGTGACTACCGCATCCGAATCCTGACTCTGGGTGAGCCGGTCGAATCGTTGATACCCAATTATTTCCGGGAATCCCCCGAGCACTACGACTTTCAGCGGATGCCCTACGCCGACAAGCTCCGGCCCAGGCCGGTGGTACACCGCGAAGGCCGGCACCTGATCCCACGGCATGGACTGGAAGGGCGCCAGATTGCTCTCTGGCACAGCCATGGCTGGCACTATAATCAGCAAATGGAGCGCTGGGAGTGGCAGCGCCCGAGGCTGTTTCAAACCGTGGAAGATCTGCTCCCGATGGCTTTCACCCTCCCGTATCTGATACCGATGCTGGAGAATGCCGGAGCGTATGTCTGGTCGCCGCGGGAGCGCGATACGCAGACCAATGAAGTTATTGTGGATTTCGACGGCTCATCAGGCAACAGCCGGGTGGATATCGAAGGCGACTGGCAATACGCTACGCCAGGTTTCGCGATCGGGTCGCCGCCCTACGGCGATGGGGAGAACCCCTTCCGGCAGGGCCGGTACTTTTACACCGGAGAAAACGGCACCGCCACCATGACATGGATTCCCGATATCCCGGAAGCTGGGGAATACGCGGTGTATATCTCCTTCGCTTCGCGACCCGTTTCGTCCGACCGTGCCCGGTATACGGTCTATCACCGGGGAGGGCAGACCGAGTTCACGGTCAATCAGGCCATTGGAGGAGGAACCTGGATCTATCTGGGGCATTTTGAGTTTGAGGAAGGCGTCAACCCCGGCAAGGGGCAGGTGGTGCTGACGGGACCTGCAGACGACGATGCGGATGCCGGCCGGCGTGCGAGAGTCATCACAGCCGATGCCGTTCGTTTTGGCGGGGGGATGGGTTCGGTGGCCCGCGATGGTGAGGTGAGTGGCCGGGCCCGGTATCTCGAAGCGGCGCGGTATTACATGCAGTACGCCGGAATGCCGGATTCCCTGGTGTACGGCACTACCGGCGGACGATCCGATGTTGTTGATGATTTCCGGGGCCGGGGCGAGTGGGTCAACTATCTGATGGGTGCCCCTTTTGGCCCGAACGCCGCGCGGGAGACACGCGGACTGGGTATACCGATTGATCTTTCACTGGCTTTTCATACCGATGCCGGCATCACCCGCAACGATACCGTTGTAGGCACATTGATGATCTACAGCATCGAAGACGGCGATTCCCTCAGGGAGTACCCCGACAAAATATCGCGGCTGGCCAACCGCGATTATGCCGACATCCTGCAGACCGGAATTGTGGAAGAGTTGCGCCGGAGCTGGGACCCTGCCTGGAACCGCCGTCATCTCTTCAACCGCATGTACAGCGAAGCGGTACGGCCCAATACACCGGCCGCGTTGCTGGAGCTGCTGTCCCACCAGAACTTCCTGGATATGCAGTTTGCCCAGGATCCCCGTTTCCGTTTTGATGTGAGTCGTGCCATCTACATCTCCATGCTGCGCTATCTGTCGCACCGGTATCAGCTGGACTATGTCGTGCAGCCGCTGCCGGTCAGCCACTTCCGGATTAAACCGCTGGGCGGGAGTGACCTGGAGCTGCGCTGGAACCCGGTCAGGGATTCCCTGGAAGCGACCGCAATCCCCGATCGTTACATTGTGTACAAGAAGCGGGGGGATGAGCCGTTCGACGCCGGGCGCATCACCACGGAGGCATCGTACCAGTTTACCGGACTGGAACCGGGTGTGATGTACCGGTTTAAAGTGGTCGCCGCGAATGAGGGAGGTAAAAGCTTTCCTTCGGAGACCCTTTCTGCCATGGTTAGCGGCGAGCTGCGCCGGCCGGTTCTGATTGTCAACGGCTTTGAACGGGTTTCGGGACCGGCCATTGTGGATGAGCCGGGCTTCAGCGGATTTGCCAATTTTCTGGATTCCGGAGTTCCCGATCGATACGATATCCACTTCACAGGAGAGCAATACGATTTTGATCCGGAGTCGGAGTGGCGCACCAATGACGCGCCCGGACATGGCGCGAGTCATGCTGATTATGAAACACGCATCATTGCCGGTAACAGTTTTGATTATCCTGCTGTGTACGGGGCATCGCTCAGGGAACTGGGGGTGCCGTTTGTGTCGGCAAGCGCGGCCTCTGTCCGTTCGCGACAGGTGGATCCGGCTGATTTTGACGTGGTTATTCTGATCCTTGGTAACCAGAAATCCACTCCGTGGCCCAAACAGGATAAGCTGGGCCGTGAGCCGGAGTTTCCCGTGTTTCCGCAGCGGATGCGGGAAGAGCTTGAGCGGTACCTGGCACTCGGCGGACGACTTTTCATCAGCGGAGCCCATGTCGGAACCGATGTTGGCAACCGGGCATCCGATGATCCCGATGGAGTGCGTTTTATCCGGGAAACTCTTCGTTTTCAGGAGGTGACCAGCCACGCTGCACGCACCGGCACCGTCAGGCCGGCAGGCGATCGCCTTTGGCCGTCCGGTTTCCGGTTGACATTCAACACGCAGTACGACTCCCGGTTTTACCGGGTGGATGCGCCCGATGCCCTTGAACCCTACGGGGAACCGATGCCGGTTGAGACGGAGGTGCCCAAACCGGTCCGCGAAGCCGACCCGTCCAGCAATGGTGAAAGAGGGCAGGTGACCATGCCCGATGCCGGACAAACCGTGTCACCCTCCGGCGATGGAGCGCGTCAATCGGTGTCTGTGTCCGTCGGTGGTATTGTGGATGCTGCACAGGATCGGGTTACGCGGCCTGATGCCGAACCCGGCAGAGACCGGCTGGGACCCTCTTTCCGGACCAAAATGATACCATCCGGACCGGAGACGCTCATCCGGTATGATGATAATGGATTCAGTGCGGGAGTCGGGTTCCGGTCGGCGCACAGCGGTGCCGTCACATTCGGGTTTCCGTTCGAATCCATAATGGATCCGTCCGAGCGCACCGAGGTATTGGGGGGGGTGTTGCATTATCTTGGCCTGGACCTGGAGGCCGCCCCCGGAGCACAAAACGGGTCAGATTCCGGAGGAACAGGCCAATAA
- a CDS encoding TlpA disulfide reductase family protein, which translates to MSAIPFEAAGRDVPQDSPGWRPAEVFPATRDYKGPDFGLPDFEGNTVTLEEFRGNIVVLNIWATWCPPCRDEVPALIRLQEQFGDSGVQVIGVSIDENGARQSVSGFAREFGINYPVPLDDGTVQELYGPLSVIPTTYILDEEGYIRFYAPGYLEYDQLEDAVLQLIE; encoded by the coding sequence GTGAGTGCTATTCCTTTCGAAGCTGCCGGCAGGGATGTACCGCAGGATTCGCCAGGATGGAGGCCCGCCGAAGTGTTTCCCGCTACCCGCGATTACAAGGGGCCCGATTTCGGGTTGCCGGATTTTGAAGGCAACACCGTAACGCTTGAAGAGTTCCGGGGGAACATTGTGGTGCTGAATATTTGGGCGACCTGGTGTCCGCCCTGCCGGGATGAAGTCCCTGCGCTTATCCGCTTGCAGGAGCAGTTCGGAGATTCGGGTGTGCAGGTGATCGGAGTCTCCATCGACGAGAACGGAGCCCGTCAGTCCGTTTCCGGTTTTGCCAGGGAGTTCGGCATCAATTATCCGGTTCCGCTGGATGACGGCACCGTGCAGGAGCTGTACGGACCGCTGAGTGTGATCCCGACCACCTACATCCTCGACGAGGAAGGGTATATCCGGTTCTATGCTCCCGGCTATCTTGAATATGACCAGTTGGAGGATGCGGTTCTCCAGCTGATCGAATAG